The Nostoc sp. 'Lobaria pulmonaria (5183) cyanobiont' genome window below encodes:
- a CDS encoding sensor histidine kinase, with translation MGIPLRVLLVEDSEDDALLLLRELQRGDYEVTFERIDTPTAMKAAIAEQIWDIVICDYSMPTFSAPAALKQVKESGLDLPFIIVSGTIGEDTAVAAMKAGAHDYIIKGNLARLTPAVARELREALVRRERKQAEEQIKASLQEKEVLLKEIHHRVKNNLQIISSLLNLQAEYLKDNQALEVFKDSQNRIESMALIHEKLYQSQDLARINFADYIQDLVTNLFYSYNVNSSAITLKMNVEEVFLVIDAAIPCGLIINELISNSLKYAFTQTEGGEICIDFYPNKVNLYTLTISDNGVGFAQDFDFHNTESLGLRLVKGLTHQLKGNIDFSSNNGVKYKIIFSTKL, from the coding sequence ATGGGTATACCACTGCGCGTATTACTTGTTGAGGATTCAGAAGACGACGCTTTGTTGCTGCTGCGTGAACTACAACGCGGTGACTATGAAGTAACCTTTGAACGGATTGATACACCCACAGCCATGAAAGCTGCGATCGCAGAGCAAATATGGGATATCGTTATCTGCGATTATTCTATGCCCACCTTTAGCGCCCCTGCTGCATTGAAGCAGGTTAAGGAAAGTGGACTTGACCTGCCATTCATTATCGTCTCAGGAACTATTGGTGAAGATACCGCAGTCGCCGCCATGAAAGCTGGTGCCCATGACTACATTATCAAAGGCAATTTAGCGCGACTAACCCCTGCTGTTGCCCGCGAGTTGCGCGAGGCACTAGTGAGGCGGGAGCGTAAACAAGCAGAGGAGCAGATTAAAGCATCACTTCAAGAAAAAGAGGTGCTATTGAAAGAAATTCATCACCGGGTAAAAAATAATTTGCAGATTATTTCTAGTCTGCTCAACCTGCAAGCAGAGTATCTCAAGGACAATCAAGCCCTTGAGGTATTCAAAGATAGCCAGAACCGGATTGAATCAATGGCTCTGATCCACGAGAAACTTTATCAGTCTCAAGACTTGGCAAGAATTAATTTTGCCGACTATATTCAAGATTTAGTAACTAATTTATTTTATTCATACAACGTTAATTCCAGCGCTATTACCTTGAAAATGAATGTTGAGGAGGTTTTTCTAGTCATTGATGCAGCTATTCCTTGCGGCTTAATTATCAATGAACTTATTTCAAATTCCCTAAAATATGCCTTTACCCAAACAGAGGGGGGAGAAATTTGTATTGACTTTTACCCAAACAAAGTAAACTTATATACACTTACTATCAGTGATAATGGTGTCGGTTTTGCCCAAGATTTTGACTTTCACAATACAGAATCATTAGGTCTGCGACTAGTAAAAGGTCTAACACATCAGCTAAAAGGCAATATCGATTTTAGCAGCAATAACGGAGTGAAGTATAAAATTATATTTTCGACTAAACTATAA
- a CDS encoding response regulator → MILLVEDNPDDEALTLRALKKNNILNEVVVARDGVEALDYLFGKGVYAARDMSVMPNLILLDLKLPKMDGLEVLRHLRTDDRTKILPVVILTSSKEEQDLINGYSSGANSYVRKPVDFSQFSEAVRQLGLYWFVLNESPPRI, encoded by the coding sequence ATGATTTTACTTGTAGAAGATAATCCTGACGATGAAGCGCTAACCTTGCGCGCACTCAAGAAAAACAATATTCTGAACGAGGTAGTAGTGGCACGCGATGGGGTAGAAGCCCTAGATTATCTCTTTGGTAAAGGTGTGTACGCCGCTCGCGACATGAGCGTTATGCCGAATCTCATCCTTCTAGATTTGAAGTTGCCTAAAATGGATGGTCTGGAAGTTTTACGACACCTGCGAACCGACGACAGGACAAAAATTCTTCCCGTTGTCATTCTCACCTCCTCCAAGGAGGAGCAAGACTTAATCAATGGTTACAGCTCGGGAGCCAACAGCTATGTTCGCAAACCAGTAGACTTTTCCCAATTTAGTGAAGCAGTGCGACAACTAGGATTGTACTGGTTTGTCTTAAACGAATCACCGCCGAGGATATAA
- a CDS encoding sensor histidine kinase has product MEWAIYKKNTGSFVIAVAIMTGVGVISYLSLLQYKENAQWVTHTREVLEKTKDVMSQIKDAETGQRGYLLTGKERYLEPYRSATGEIAQKLNTLRQLTADNPNQQRRLDRLEPLIAKKLVLIEQTINARSKNLESALQIVQTDRGQQIMEDIRMLTTAMEKEENELLKQRLMKANASAHQTTLLTIFGSIIASVIVGFAATITNQELIKRKRMENSLQKARDQLEIEVNKRTAELRNTNEELQTEINERKKAESEILRLNVQLEQRVAERTAQLEATNKEMEAFSYSVSHDLRAPLRSIDGFSQALLEDYADKLDGLGQNYLQRVRAATQRMAQLIDDLLNLSRLTRSEMRYEKVDFSALVEAIATELHKTQPERQVEFVITPGLVANGDAHLLRIVLENLLGNAWKFTGKHPKARIEFGLLQQDDSHVYFVRDDGTGFDMAYIDKLFGAFQRLHAMTEFEGTGIGLATVQRIVHRHGGHVWAESVVEQGATFYFTL; this is encoded by the coding sequence ATGGAATGGGCTATTTATAAAAAGAATACAGGCAGTTTTGTAATAGCAGTCGCAATTATGACTGGTGTTGGCGTAATCTCATATCTTAGTTTGCTTCAGTATAAAGAAAACGCTCAATGGGTAACACATACACGCGAGGTGCTTGAAAAGACGAAAGATGTAATGTCACAGATCAAAGATGCAGAGACTGGACAACGGGGCTATCTTCTTACCGGCAAAGAACGGTATCTGGAACCGTATCGCAGTGCAACTGGCGAGATTGCTCAGAAACTTAATACTCTGCGCCAATTGACTGCGGATAATCCCAATCAACAGCGGCGGCTCGATCGCCTTGAACCATTAATTGCTAAAAAACTGGTTTTGATTGAACAGACGATTAACGCTAGGAGCAAAAATTTAGAATCCGCGCTGCAAATAGTTCAGACAGATCGGGGTCAGCAGATCATGGAGGACATCCGAATGCTGACTACAGCTATGGAGAAAGAAGAAAATGAGTTGTTGAAACAGCGATTGATGAAGGCGAACGCCAGCGCTCATCAAACAACTTTGCTAACTATTTTTGGCAGCATTATCGCTTCTGTTATCGTCGGTTTCGCAGCCACAATCACCAATCAGGAACTCATCAAACGCAAACGGATGGAAAATTCTCTGCAAAAGGCTCGTGATCAGTTAGAGATAGAGGTTAACAAACGGACTGCTGAACTGAGAAACACTAACGAAGAATTGCAAACTGAAATTAATGAGCGCAAAAAGGCGGAGTCAGAGATTCTGCGCCTGAACGTCCAGCTTGAGCAGCGAGTTGCAGAACGCACAGCACAACTCGAAGCCACTAACAAAGAGATGGAAGCATTTAGTTATTCTGTGTCTCACGATCTGCGGGCCCCCTTGCGCAGTATCGACGGCTTTAGTCAAGCACTACTAGAAGATTATGCTGACAAGCTAGACGGGCTAGGTCAAAATTACCTCCAACGAGTGCGTGCAGCCACCCAGCGAATGGCACAACTGATCGACGATTTACTAAATCTGTCACGATTGACGCGTAGTGAGATGCGTTACGAAAAGGTCGATTTTAGCGCATTGGTGGAGGCGATCGCTACAGAGTTGCACAAAACACAACCAGAACGCCAAGTGGAGTTTGTCATTACACCGGGATTGGTTGCTAATGGTGATGCTCATCTGTTAAGGATTGTGCTAGAAAACCTACTGGGTAATGCCTGGAAGTTTACAGGAAAACATCCAAAAGCACGGATAGAATTTGGGCTTTTGCAGCAAGATGACAGCCACGTGTATTTTGTTCGTGATGATGGCACAGGCTTTGATATGGCCTATATTGACAAACTCTTCGGTGCTTTTCAACGCCTTCACGCCATGACTGAGTTTGAAGGTACTGGCATTGGACTAGCTACTGTGCAGCGCATTGTTCACCGTCATGGTGGCCATGTCTGGGCAGAAAGCGTAGTGGAGCAAGGCGCAACATTTTACTTCACCCTTTAA
- a CDS encoding DUF72 domain-containing protein, protein MNFFIGCAVWAYKGWVGELYPQGTRTADFLHLYSRRFTTVEGNTTFYAVPNQETVTRWAAETPTGFEFCLKLPRDITHQGLLKPYIPAALKFLEGMRPLGKHLGPMFAQLPPSYAPALLDDLSNFLEAWPHTEAPLAVEVRHPDWFKEPHASNLTALLEKLGVGRVLLDSRPIYTGDDDPQLQSERRKPKLPLQLSVTVPFTLIRFISHPNLSVNQPFMEEWVRQIQEWLQMGVRIYFFVHCPIEARSPNTARHFQQLLEQSGTLIPPLPWNNLEHPPNQLSLW, encoded by the coding sequence GTGAACTTTTTCATCGGTTGTGCTGTTTGGGCATATAAAGGTTGGGTAGGCGAACTCTATCCCCAAGGTACTCGCACTGCCGATTTTCTCCATCTTTACAGTCGTCGCTTCACCACTGTAGAAGGTAATACCACCTTTTATGCCGTGCCTAACCAAGAAACTGTAACCCGTTGGGCTGCCGAAACACCAACAGGTTTTGAATTTTGTCTAAAATTACCGCGAGATATTACCCATCAAGGGTTGCTAAAACCTTATATACCAGCTGCTTTAAAATTTCTGGAGGGGATGCGCCCTTTAGGTAAGCATCTTGGCCCAATGTTTGCCCAGTTACCACCCAGTTATGCACCTGCATTACTTGACGATTTGTCCAACTTTCTGGAAGCTTGGCCGCATACAGAAGCACCCCTAGCAGTGGAAGTTCGGCATCCCGACTGGTTCAAGGAACCCCATGCTAGTAATTTGACGGCGCTTTTAGAAAAGTTAGGTGTCGGACGAGTACTGTTAGACTCGCGCCCCATTTACACTGGAGATGATGACCCCCAATTACAATCGGAACGGCGCAAACCAAAGTTACCGTTGCAATTGAGTGTGACAGTACCTTTTACTCTGATTCGGTTTATTTCTCATCCGAATTTATCAGTGAATCAGCCATTTATGGAAGAGTGGGTAAGACAGATTCAGGAATGGTTACAGATGGGAGTGCGAATTTATTTCTTTGTCCATTGTCCAATAGAAGCGCGATCGCCCAATACAGCCCGTCACTTCCAACAGCTATTGGAACAAAGTGGTACACTAATTCCACCCCTACCTTGGAATAACCTTGAGCATCCCCCCAATCAACTCAGTTTATGGTAA
- a CDS encoding pentapeptide repeat-containing protein, with amino-acid sequence MSDLERYYRVLELEPGATLEEVNQAYKDLVFVWHPDRIPKDNLRLQQKAQDKLKAINEAREKLRSLKTKHQTTHQTTHQTTHQTTHQTTHQTTHHSPQPQEEKPSQTTQRPPKPNSDLSGKDYSRANLSNKDLSGRNLSYANLSGANLSDTFMHKVNLRGANLSEANLFRANLLLADLREANLRAANLIGADLSGADLRGADLTGARIRSGERLLVKLVGTNLAGAIMPDGSIYQ; translated from the coding sequence ATGAGCGATCTGGAGCGGTACTATAGAGTTTTGGAATTAGAGCCTGGAGCAACACTTGAAGAAGTGAACCAGGCTTACAAAGATTTAGTCTTTGTTTGGCATCCCGATCGCATTCCCAAAGACAATCTCCGTTTACAGCAGAAAGCGCAAGACAAGCTGAAAGCTATAAATGAAGCTCGTGAAAAGTTGCGCTCTCTAAAAACCAAACATCAAACCACACATCAAACCACACATCAAACCACACATCAAACCACACATCAAACCACACATCAAACCACACATCACTCACCGCAACCTCAAGAGGAAAAACCATCTCAAACAACCCAGCGACCACCAAAACCAAACTCAGATTTAAGCGGCAAAGACTACAGTCGGGCAAATTTGAGCAATAAAGACTTATCTGGCAGAAATCTGAGTTATGCCAATTTGAGCGGTGCTAATCTTAGCGATACTTTTATGCACAAAGTCAACCTCAGAGGTGCAAATTTATCTGAAGCAAATCTATTTCGAGCAAATCTACTTTTAGCCGATCTCAGGGAAGCGAATTTACGCGCTGCTAATTTGATTGGAGCGGATCTCAGTGGTGCCGACTTGCGAGGAGCCGACTTGACGGGAGCGCGGATTCGCTCTGGTGAGCGTCTTCTAGTTAAACTAGTTGGGACTAACTTAGCAGGGGCAATTATGCCTGATGGTTCAATTTATCAATAA
- the aroF gene encoding 3-deoxy-7-phosphoheptulonate synthase, with product MINAKLAAQSHLNHQTIVKISEEVAFGGEELVIIGGPCTVESLEQMEIVAQKLSTASVQGLRGGVYKPRTSPYAFQGMGESGLEILARVRSHYNMPVVTEVMSISQIEVVAAHADMLQVGSRNMQNFDLLKALGQAGKPILLKRGLAATIEEFVMAAEYILSHGNPDVVLCERGIRSFDDYTRNVLDLGAVAALKQITHLPVIVDPSHAVGKRELVAPVARAAIACGADGLIIECHPEPEKSVSDARQALSLEDMVHLVNSLKPVATAVGRIISDVGAGLEPAPIFWAA from the coding sequence ATGATTAATGCCAAACTTGCTGCACAATCCCATCTAAACCACCAGACAATCGTTAAAATCTCGGAAGAAGTCGCTTTCGGCGGTGAAGAACTGGTAATTATCGGCGGCCCCTGCACTGTTGAAAGCTTAGAACAAATGGAGATAGTCGCCCAAAAGTTATCTACTGCATCAGTACAAGGGTTGCGTGGCGGTGTCTACAAACCCCGCACATCTCCTTACGCTTTCCAGGGTATGGGAGAGTCAGGGTTAGAGATTTTAGCCAGGGTGCGATCGCATTACAATATGCCAGTTGTCACGGAGGTGATGTCAATTTCCCAAATTGAAGTAGTCGCCGCTCACGCTGATATGCTTCAAGTTGGTAGCCGCAATATGCAAAACTTTGATTTGCTCAAAGCTTTGGGACAAGCTGGTAAACCAATACTGCTCAAACGTGGTTTAGCAGCGACTATTGAAGAATTTGTCATGGCTGCTGAATATATCCTTAGCCACGGGAATCCTGATGTGGTGTTGTGCGAAAGAGGTATTCGCAGTTTCGATGATTATACCCGTAACGTCCTAGATTTAGGGGCAGTGGCAGCACTCAAGCAAATAACTCACTTGCCTGTAATTGTAGATCCTTCTCATGCCGTCGGTAAACGGGAGTTGGTAGCACCTGTGGCTAGGGCTGCGATCGCTTGCGGTGCAGATGGATTAATTATTGAATGTCACCCAGAACCAGAAAAATCTGTTTCTGATGCCCGTCAAGCACTTTCTTTAGAAGATATGGTGCATTTAGTTAATAGTTTAAAGCCTGTAGCCACAGCCGTTGGGCGTATTATATCAGATGTCGGGGCGGGTTTAGAACCTGCCCCAATTTTTTGGGCTGCTTAA
- a CDS encoding sterol desaturase family protein, with amino-acid sequence MISEYNLGATLLYADIWKYGLWYLIVSFIAVLILQDTYFYFIHRMFHQPLIFRWMHYGHHRSGEPTPWSSSAFDLPEAIVQALFFVGVSFIVPLHFVTLVAALITMTVWAVFTHLGFELFPSSSKSYWIGKWLIGSMHHSIHHRKYKVHYGLYFTFWDKLLGTEDPNYENETHTREF; translated from the coding sequence ATGATCTCAGAGTATAATTTGGGAGCAACGCTGTTATACGCTGACATCTGGAAATACGGACTGTGGTATTTAATAGTTAGCTTTATTGCAGTGCTAATTCTTCAGGATACTTACTTTTATTTTATCCATCGGATGTTTCACCAGCCGCTAATTTTTAGATGGATGCATTATGGACACCACCGTTCAGGCGAGCCAACACCCTGGAGTTCCTCTGCCTTCGACTTGCCGGAAGCGATCGTACAAGCACTTTTCTTTGTAGGTGTAAGCTTCATAGTTCCGCTGCATTTTGTCACCTTAGTTGCCGCACTTATAACTATGACAGTATGGGCAGTGTTTACCCATCTTGGATTTGAGCTATTTCCCTCCTCATCTAAAAGTTACTGGATTGGAAAGTGGCTTATTGGTTCTATGCATCATTCCATACATCATCGTAAGTATAAAGTACACTACGGTTTGTATTTTACGTTCTGGGACAAACTGCTTGGTACTGAAGATCCTAATTATGAAAACGAAACCCACACAAGGGAGTTTTAA
- a CDS encoding NIL domain-containing protein: MKKRVTLTFPKRAVQMPVTYVLAKEFNVAANIIRAQVAPNQIGKLVVELSGDIDQLDAAIEWMRSRNVNVSSTLGEIAIDEDVCVHCGLCTGVCPTEALTLHPETYKLTFTRSRCIVCEQCIPTCPVQAISTNI, encoded by the coding sequence GTGAAAAAACGAGTAACACTCACCTTCCCGAAACGCGCCGTGCAAATGCCAGTCACTTACGTACTGGCCAAAGAGTTCAACGTTGCCGCTAATATTATCCGCGCCCAAGTTGCCCCAAATCAAATTGGCAAACTGGTAGTGGAATTATCGGGAGACATCGATCAATTAGATGCAGCGATCGAGTGGATGCGATCGCGTAATGTTAATGTTTCTTCTACATTAGGTGAAATTGCGATCGACGAGGATGTGTGTGTCCACTGTGGTTTGTGTACTGGGGTTTGTCCTACCGAAGCCCTCACCCTCCACCCAGAGACGTACAAGTTGACATTCACGCGATCGCGCTGTATTGTCTGCGAACAGTGTATTCCCACCTGTCCCGTACAAGCAATCTCTACTAACATTTAA
- a CDS encoding DUF3616 domain-containing protein: MPNLHLLNQVLLTFVDSFQEHRENLSAVLLTHQKYLWLGSDETSTIERLSLVDTDKFTEHQQFRVAEFINLPASEEEEIDIEGLAYADNYLWFVGSHSYKRKKSKPENTDAKNFKRLAKVESEPNRYVLGRIPLINGKLCSSSPHPQKPDVQLNAAKLEVTNQGNLLMTALADDAHLGLFIKAGIPGKDNGFDIEGIGIYQNRVFLGLRGPVLRGWAVVLEIELEDSTPGLMKLKQIGELKELYKKHFIWLNGLGIRDLYVDDKDLLILAGPTMDLDGPVQVYRWVNGVNLGENVFSNPDFVQDIPYGNREEHAEGMALFQDVAGIPSLLVVYDSPAKSRLVGDSGVIADVFKLG; this comes from the coding sequence ATGCCAAATTTACATTTGTTAAATCAAGTTTTATTGACTTTTGTAGATTCTTTTCAAGAACATAGAGAAAACTTATCAGCAGTGCTGCTAACGCATCAGAAGTATTTATGGTTGGGGTCAGATGAAACCTCAACTATTGAGCGTTTATCTTTGGTTGATACTGATAAATTTACAGAACATCAACAATTTAGAGTAGCAGAATTTATCAATTTACCTGCATCAGAAGAGGAAGAAATTGATATAGAAGGACTGGCTTACGCTGATAATTACTTATGGTTTGTTGGTTCTCACAGCTACAAACGCAAAAAATCCAAACCTGAAAATACAGATGCCAAAAATTTTAAAAGGCTAGCAAAAGTTGAATCGGAACCTAACCGTTACGTTTTAGGACGAATTCCTCTGATAAACGGTAAGCTATGCTCATCTTCCCCACACCCCCAAAAGCCAGATGTGCAATTGAATGCCGCTAAATTAGAGGTGACGAATCAAGGTAATTTGCTGATGACAGCTTTAGCAGATGATGCCCATTTAGGCTTGTTTATTAAAGCAGGAATTCCCGGAAAGGATAATGGCTTTGATATTGAAGGAATAGGCATTTATCAAAACCGTGTTTTTCTGGGTTTGCGGGGCCCTGTATTGCGAGGTTGGGCTGTAGTGCTGGAAATAGAATTAGAAGATTCTACTCCTGGACTGATGAAACTAAAGCAAATTGGGGAATTGAAGGAGTTATATAAAAAGCATTTTATCTGGTTGAATGGTTTGGGAATTCGGGATTTGTATGTAGATGATAAAGATTTGTTGATTTTAGCCGGGCCAACGATGGATTTAGATGGGCCCGTGCAAGTTTATCGCTGGGTAAATGGTGTGAATTTAGGAGAAAATGTCTTCAGCAATCCCGATTTTGTGCAAGATATTCCTTATGGAAATCGAGAAGAACACGCTGAGGGAATGGCGCTGTTTCAGGATGTAGCTGGCATACCTTCGCTATTGGTAGTTTATGACTCTCCAGCAAAAAGTAGGCTGGTGGGTGATAGTGGTGTAATCGCGGATGTGTTTAAGTTGGGCTAA
- a CDS encoding CHAD domain-containing protein: MKLATQPTVKTLGDYAYQAIEKHCKKTFKWEKSVKKDEDPEALHQMRVGMRRLRTAVTRFGLAVDVSKPVNDKNIGKIARRLGNLRDLDVLKESLENNYKPNLPRKEQESLQTAFTALAKQREDVESSVQKTLNDESYKSLKDALNKWLEKPSYQPLAAVSIQQVLPDLLLPEVSNFLLHPGWLVGTEFVESEVKIQKNWKPKKIEKQLTTEGEILHSLRKEAKRIRYQMELFTDLYGDSYEAYITEVKNIQEILGTMQDSAVLTDWLTDVYKSEIQTELPTFANLLTENRYQSWQQWQPLQERYLKTETRHSFHLTILHPLSGVIS, encoded by the coding sequence ATGAAATTAGCCACACAACCCACAGTAAAAACTCTCGGTGACTACGCCTATCAAGCGATTGAAAAACACTGTAAGAAAACCTTCAAGTGGGAAAAATCAGTGAAGAAAGATGAAGATCCAGAAGCGCTACACCAAATGCGGGTGGGAATGCGCCGCCTACGGACAGCGGTAACTCGGTTTGGGCTAGCGGTGGATGTATCGAAACCAGTCAACGATAAAAATATTGGTAAAATAGCTCGTCGTCTTGGTAATCTGCGAGATTTAGACGTACTCAAAGAAAGTTTGGAAAACAATTACAAACCAAACTTACCCCGTAAAGAACAGGAATCTCTACAAACAGCTTTTACAGCTTTGGCGAAACAACGTGAAGATGTAGAATCGAGTGTGCAGAAAACATTAAACGATGAATCTTACAAGTCTTTAAAAGATGCATTAAATAAGTGGTTAGAGAAACCCAGTTATCAACCTTTGGCAGCTGTTTCGATTCAGCAAGTACTACCAGACTTACTTTTACCAGAAGTGAGTAACTTCTTACTGCATCCAGGTTGGCTAGTTGGTACTGAATTTGTAGAATCAGAAGTGAAGATCCAGAAAAACTGGAAACCAAAAAAGATAGAAAAACAATTGACAACAGAAGGTGAAATTCTTCATAGTTTGCGAAAAGAAGCTAAACGTATACGCTATCAAATGGAGTTATTTACTGACTTATATGGCGATTCTTACGAAGCTTATATTACAGAAGTCAAAAATATCCAAGAAATTTTGGGTACGATGCAAGATAGTGCTGTTTTAACTGATTGGCTTACAGATGTATACAAGTCAGAAATTCAGACTGAGTTGCCCACCTTTGCTAACTTGTTAACTGAAAATCGTTACCAGTCGTGGCAGCAGTGGCAACCTTTGCAAGAACGGTATCTGAAAACTGAAACCAGACATAGTTTTCATTTAACAATATTGCACCCGCTTTCAGGAGTAATAAGTTAA
- a CDS encoding B12-binding domain-containing radical SAM protein: MNVLLLYPRFPKSFWSFEKTLALLDRKAMLPPLGLVTVAAILPQEWNFKLVDRNVRVCREAEWAWADLVIMSAMIVQKEDLLSQILEAKQRGKRVAVGGPFPTALPNEMTSAGADYLILDEGEITLPLFVAAIARGDRTGIFRSGGEKPDVTNTPTPRFDLLEFEAYAEMSVQFSRGCPFQCEFCDIIVLYGRKPRTKNPEQLLAELDYLYKLGWRRSIFMVDDNFIGNKRNVKLFLKSLLPWMVEHNYPFSFATEASVDLAQDQELMDLMVTCNFGAVFLGIETPDEESLTFTQKYQNTRDSLSEAVDRITRSGLRVMAGFIIGFDGEKVGAGARIVKFVEQTAIPTALFSMLQALPDTALWHRLEKEGRLRNKSANINQTTLMNFVPTRPLEDIAREYVQAFCDLYDPERFLERTYRHFRLLGEATYPKKGKAAKKPLNWKVLRALLVICWRQGVRRQTRWQFWQYLWSMYQHNPGGVSSYLAVCAQIEHFLEYRQIVRDEIEAQVAEFLEAEARVKPEAKVMEVLESLKK, translated from the coding sequence ATGAACGTTTTACTTTTATACCCCCGCTTTCCAAAAAGTTTTTGGTCTTTTGAAAAGACACTGGCTTTATTAGACCGTAAAGCAATGCTACCGCCTTTAGGCTTGGTGACTGTAGCGGCGATTTTACCCCAAGAATGGAATTTCAAGCTAGTAGATCGAAATGTTCGCGTCTGTAGGGAAGCCGAATGGGCTTGGGCAGATTTGGTTATTATGTCGGCGATGATTGTGCAAAAAGAGGATTTGCTCTCTCAGATATTGGAAGCAAAGCAGAGAGGTAAGCGGGTTGCGGTGGGTGGGCCTTTCCCGACAGCGCTCCCGAATGAAATGACATCCGCCGGAGCAGACTATTTGATCTTAGACGAAGGGGAAATTACCCTACCCTTATTTGTAGCAGCGATCGCACGGGGCGATCGCACAGGCATCTTTCGCTCTGGTGGTGAAAAACCAGATGTCACCAACACTCCAACCCCTCGCTTTGACTTGTTAGAGTTTGAAGCATACGCGGAGATGTCGGTGCAATTTTCCCGTGGATGTCCCTTCCAATGTGAATTTTGCGACATTATTGTTCTTTATGGTCGCAAACCGCGCACCAAAAACCCAGAACAACTGTTAGCAGAACTTGATTACCTCTACAAACTGGGTTGGCGGCGCAGTATTTTTATGGTGGATGACAACTTCATCGGTAATAAGCGGAATGTCAAATTATTTTTGAAGTCCCTTTTGCCCTGGATGGTGGAACATAACTATCCCTTTTCCTTTGCCACAGAGGCTTCAGTTGATTTAGCCCAAGATCAAGAACTGATGGATTTGATGGTAACGTGTAATTTTGGAGCCGTTTTTCTGGGAATTGAAACCCCCGACGAAGAAAGTCTCACTTTCACTCAGAAATACCAGAATACCAGAGACTCACTCAGTGAAGCGGTGGATAGGATTACCCGCTCAGGGCTGCGAGTCATGGCAGGCTTTATCATTGGATTTGATGGCGAGAAAGTAGGAGCAGGAGCACGAATTGTCAAATTTGTCGAGCAAACAGCAATTCCCACCGCCTTATTTAGTATGTTGCAAGCGCTCCCAGATACAGCCCTCTGGCATAGATTAGAAAAGGAAGGACGACTCCGTAATAAATCTGCCAACATTAACCAAACTACGTTGATGAACTTTGTCCCAACTCGACCGTTAGAAGACATCGCTCGTGAATATGTGCAGGCGTTCTGTGATTTGTATGATCCAGAGCGGTTTTTGGAGCGTACATACAGACACTTCCGTCTTTTGGGCGAAGCAACCTACCCGAAAAAGGGCAAAGCTGCCAAGAAACCATTGAACTGGAAAGTACTCCGGGCGTTGTTGGTAATTTGCTGGCGGCAGGGTGTACGTCGTCAGACGCGCTGGCAATTCTGGCAATACTTGTGGAGCATGTATCAGCATAATCCGGGTGGGGTGAGTAGCTACTTAGCTGTTTGTGCCCAAATTGAGCATTTCTTGGAATATCGCCAAATTGTCCGAGATGAAATTGAGGCTCAAGTGGCTGAATTTTTGGAAGCAGAAGCTAGGGTAAAACCTGAAGCAAAAGTGATGGAAGTATTAGAAAGCTTAAAAAAATAA
- a CDS encoding GDSL-type esterase/lipase family protein: MFSFGANDSGWAGKQQGIELSESIANARSILSQAKQLYPILMVSPPPCGDNQILANLSQEFALVCNELDVAYLDVFSSLLKSPIWLAEAKANDGAHPKADGYAEFAAIVQNWEAWLNWFTP, from the coding sequence GTGTTTTCCTTTGGGGCAAACGATTCAGGATGGGCGGGTAAACAGCAAGGAATCGAACTTTCAGAGTCGATCGCAAATGCTCGCAGCATCTTAAGCCAAGCAAAGCAACTCTATCCAATCTTGATGGTTAGTCCGCCACCCTGTGGTGATAATCAAATTCTTGCCAATCTCTCACAGGAATTCGCGTTGGTTTGTAATGAACTAGATGTTGCGTATCTTGATGTGTTTTCTAGTTTGCTGAAGTCACCCATCTGGCTAGCAGAAGCAAAAGCCAATGACGGCGCTCACCCAAAAGCTGATGGTTATGCAGAATTTGCCGCGATCGTCCAAAATTGGGAAGCTTGGTTAAATTGGTTCACACCTTAA